The nucleotide window TCTGTCagaatggtgataggtgtattGGTTTTCTCTTCTTTTAAAATCAGATCTGGATGTTTATGCATTCCCAGCAGGTATTCCAAGAAACCCTCTGGAATGCTGTGGGCCAACAGAACTGTACAGGGGGCAAGGCGAGGGCCATTATTGTATTACTACTGACTGGAGGAGTGTGCAGTGTGGAGTACTGTTCTGAGTCATCAAACTTTATACACTTTTTTAATCACAATTGTTAGAGCTGTTGCATTAGTGTGAAATTAATGTGAAACACATAACCGTTTGCATTGTTTATTATATTGGAATACTTTTGATGTTGGTAGTAACTACAAAAATTACAGGAGGCTGTCTGAATGTCAGAGGACTATGGCAAAGTCACGAGGTCTTATGAATGTGATCTTTTTATAGCAACAACATGAGGCACCAAGTTCATTTTTACCTTCGATCTTTGCTCTGCACTGATATTATTTATGAGAAGCTGTAAATTAGAGGACCTTGCTGCTAATGTCACCACAACTTGCTCACAGTTCAAATTCCAAAACTGGACATCTGGGCAAGATGCCTTTAGATTCAACTGCTCTACAGGAACCAATGGAAATACTGATACAACATTCCTCACTTTGGACTGTATATACTGATCCCGGTTTCGATGTTGATATGAGtaggttttttgggggggggttttgACCAGAGGAAGTTGAGACAGGCCGGGCAGTGgcgtttttgtgtttatgtgtgtgtttagcagaaTGGGACCATGCTGCATCTAGAGCGTGGTCCTTTTGTGCTCAGGGCCTGGCGGTGGGGAGAGCGCACGCTCACTTTCTAGCTCTTTCAGTGGGTAACGACAGGATGCAAACATGCCCACCATTCTTTTATTGTGCTTTTCGCAGACAGTGAGAGATTAACAGCTCACACCTCTGCTCTCTTCCAGGCGCCAAGAGACTAACAGGAGACTGAAAAATGTAAGTACCTGTGCTGCTTAATATTTGTGTCTGAGCTGTGGTTTGATAGgcagacctgttttttttttaactgagcaCTACCTGTGCACTATAGAGGTTCATGTGAAACCCCCTACCCCCACCACCCAGCATTTCTTTCATTCCAACCTTCAGCACTTCCAATCTGCTGCATGCATGACTAGGTTGCTTGCGGTCACCTGATTGAAATTAAGCAAGAGTTGGAATGGAAACATTCAGTCCGGGGGGTCTCCCAGGAACAAGGGAAGTTGTTGTGAAGTGACTGATAAGGTATACATTGTTTAAAGTTGGATGAGTTAGAAGGTAATTTCTTTTTACCAAAGACATATCATTTAACCCCAAACAGCAGAACTAATGTAGGACCAAGCGGATAGTATTGTGGAGATTTAGCCTTGAAAATGAATTTCgattttgtcacatttttcaaTGGTGCATTTGTATACCTATACTGGAGACTTTAAGCTGGTACAGGACCGCAAAGAAATCATTATCAAATGTTTTTCTAAAGTAGCTCTCACCTAATTAATTCATGTGCAAATAATCAAAATTGAAATCCTATTTTGCTAAGGTACCATAGACGAAAAGAATGACAAGACTAACATTTACTTGCCTCAAGCTTTGCAACTGGAGGACATAAATCAGACACAAACCGACATTTCACTAGCTTGTATTTTTGCAAGTTTGAATCAtagatctattttttttttcttgcaggttTTAATAACCCTCTTCTGGCTTGGTAAAAAAGCACAGATCGACCCTGTATATGATGGACCATACCTAAGCCCAAGGGCTTTTGAAGGATTATTGGGTGTAACACTTACTGAAGTAAGTAGCATCACAATAATGGTTAAACCGCGCAGCATATTAACATTTCTGCTTTATCTCTGTATACAGGTTAGGTGTATAATCCTTTGTAAAATTAGCAAACTTGGCATGTCAATCCTCTCTGGTATTTGAATTATGCTTTATGTGACCTCAGACAACCACAGGTCATTAAGAATAAGTCATAAGCCCTTCATTCATATGAGTATTTTTATCACAATTGGTCTCCGTATTTCAGTCTGGTTTGTGGTTGAAAACACAAACCAGTATTTATTCACCTGTGACAAACCAGTAGGCTTCTGGTCCTTTATAGTCTAGTGTAGACTGAGGGCGTGGGGTGAGTGTAAACCCCATCCTGTCACTACATCACAAAGTCCCATCTCCTCTCTTGCTTCTCAGTTTCCCATCAATTGTTCATGGGGCCGTCTgcagacatcacaaacacaatCTCTGTTGTAGTCATCTctagaccacgcccactacaaaaccaaacatgcagatagattcaATAATTCTGACTGGTGAACTAGTGACTTCTGATATTCACAGAATTTTTCAATGTTCTATGTCTCATATAGCACCTCAAAAATATTCCCAAAAAATCTAGTCCCGTGcatatatttttgacaagatATCAGATGACAACTCGTGTTTTACTGGAATTTGTCctttgtgggtgtgtgagatttgtgCAGAGGAGCTGAGTGTGTGAGTCCAGTATGCCTCCGTCTGCACGGTGTCCATCTAACACACACGCTCTATGTTCCCCGCAGGCGTTAGAGTTGTCTGCATCTCTTAGGGGCAGCATAAGAGACAGTGGCTTTGCCGACGGCTGGtacacagacagagaaaacgTTTGCACGGCTACGCGACACAGGAGAGAGGACTCGCTGGACAGCCTAGACTCGGTGGGGTCCAGGTCTCACAGCACATCTTCAGAAAACACACTTAAAGGCAGTAGCGAAGGTGAGTTAACAattctttatttactttttccaCACTTCGTACAAGTATGGAAAAACTCACTTTAAGAATTCTGCTATTTTTTGTATAACCTGTATACATTGTATACCATAATGTACTTCAAAATCATGAGTTTCTGTAATGTCACGAAAGGTCTTCAATGTTCAAAACGAATGTGTTGTGCCCCCTAGTGGACTGACAATTAAACTGTTCACTGATGACACCAGTGAAGGCAATTAATGTGCCTCTCTGTCTGCTCCTGCTAACAGTGGTTTCATTGATCCACTCAGCATTGCTGTCATACAGTATATACCCTGAGAACCAGCACCATGAGCACAACATAATACGCcctgtataaaaatatacagaatgccttattgtgtgttttaacaGCGCAATCAAATTCATTTGAAATCTTCTGATGCTGGTTCAAACGGAGCCCCAGTGGCTCAAATTTAATGGAGAAGTAAAAAACAGAAAGCGACTTGTGAATTGTCCACAGGCCATCTCACAGTGTGACCACCACAGTGAGACATTCCTGGGAGCATTACACCGCACTGCAATTTAGACTATTTCCTATCCCTCTGTCAATCTGTTGCTGTTCACTTTACAGTGTTTATATGTTCTTCTTTTTggataaaaaaatcacttctgTAATGCACTTTTTCACTTAGGCTTTGAGAGTGATTTAGAAGCCGATTTTGGCATCAAGATGACGGACAGCAAAGACATCAGCTATCGTCGGTCTCTCGTAATCACGCCCAAGGCCACGGCCCAGTTCAACCAGTTTCTTCCCAGCAAAGACAAGCAGGCGGGGTACATACCAGCTCCGCTGAGAAAGAAGCGCGCCGAGCGCCAAGATGATGTCAGAACAGAACAGGCCAGCACCTTCTCCAGGTAATGCAGTCCTACATAACTGTCAGAACTGTCGTGATTATGGGTATTTTAACTCTTCTTTAGTGAAAAGTTTCACTGTATGTAACCATATCATTGGTCATCCAAGTCATTGGATGCCATTATTCATAGCTTGCTTCTAGGTGGATTAGTTTCTTTCTCACTGGAAGGAAACTAAGGCTCCGTACTCACTGTCATGCTAGTTCCGCTCTTTTTGAATTCTGAAGTCAGAGCTGTGTGACATGCCCAAGAGTGAGTCACCCATCCCTTCTTGCTTTCTGTGAATGTTATGCATTTCTGACTACCGATCTTAGCAACAACAGATTAGAAGTCACCCCCTCTCCCAGCAGTGGGCGGTATTCGCAGAATTCCCTCACGGACGTGCACCTGCAGTGGGCATGCGATTACGAGAGCGGCAGCGACTCGGAAACCGAGAGACCAGACCCTGACCTGGTGCTGGATGACCTGGCCAGCCGCAGGTTCCACAGTCCCTCCCCTGTTCCACCGACCAACTTTGCCGTGCCCATGAGCCCGCTggaggccacaactgccccacgCGCCACCTGGTCACAGGTCACAGCACCTAACATACAGCGGCAGACCCTGAGATATCTCAGGTCAGCGACCTGCTGGGCCGAAAGCTTCTGTTTGCCTTTCTGTTGCTGTGGAGAGTCTCCCATCATGGTTCATACCAAACTCTAACTCACATGCTACCGCTAACATTTTTTCCAATTTTCCTTTATTTGTTTGcctgagtgttttttttcatttggttCATTGTGGATACTGGAATGGTAaagtttattgcatttttttcattgtttgggAAATGCAGTTTGCTTTGGTCCATTTGGTTTGCCTTTTTGTGCTTGAGCATGAACAGCAGGATACTATTTACTATGGTTAGTGATTTGATGTGGTTGACAAGGCCGTGGCACTCATTTGATTGGCTGTCTCTTGAGCAGCAGTGCGCCGCAGTCTCCCGAACGGGCCCTTGTGGAGCCTGCTTCCAGGAGACCCGCCTCAGCTGAGGTCTTATTCTATGACGACTCGGAGGATGACGATGATGAGGTGGGCTATGCTGATCCCGTCCAGGACGATCTGTATACACGCAAGGTGGGCATGGCTCTGCAGCCCACTAATATGGCCTATGACAAGTTCCTGCCCAAGTACTGGACTCCGGAGGAAGAGGCACATGTGCAGAAGATCAAACTTGGATCCCAACGCCGGCCTTGGTATCGCAAGATCCAAGGCTTCAGGTCTGTTTAGCACAGACAAGCCACAAAACGTTCCTCACTCTATAGCACTCTGTAAATATAGGATAGCCTGACTGAAACAGCCATTTATTTAGCAAATAACACCTTGTTCACCACAAGCTATACCTATAATTCTCCTACTGTCTATTACACTCCAACTTGTGGTTATGCATTCAGTTCTTATGTCACATTCTTACTTCATCGGGGCTCCAGACTGCAACTAATTTCAGTTTGTTCAACTGAGACTGCTTCTTTCATATACATATTACTGGCTTCAATAAAAAATtcagattaaaatatatatcaaatataaaGTCTCAAGTCATTGTCAGTCTTGGCAAGTTACAGCTTTCCATGGCATTTATTTTTGAAACAACAATTCATTGTGACCAAATGAGAAAGCTAGTAGCACCAGTTTTACCAGTGGAACAGTTAGTCTGGAGTCCTGTCTTTTGTGTTAGCAGCGGGATTTAATTTTTCTCCCATCTTCATGGTTTCTGTTTTCTGACCCCTCttattctctcttttcttcctcctggTCTCTCCGCTGCCTTCCTCCCTTCTGCAACCCACCTTCTGTGGCAGTAGCTGTAAGAAGGCAGGCTCCAACAACAACGACTCAGCCCGCAACGTCAATCCCTGGCTTACGTCTCCCTCACCTGCGTACTTTCCGTCTGCCACCGCCCGCGTTCGCCAACACCCGCCTACTCCTTCTGCGGCCCAAAGGTCCTTACCACAGCCCAGCACGCAGTAGAGCTGGGACTCGACAGCAGCTCTCTCCTCTGAAACTAAACTTTGTTCCAGCCGAACTAACATCCCCTAACATGCATTGCTGATGAAAATGACTGATAATGATCCACTTTTAACTAATACAATATCCCAATATCGTATTAGGATAGGCTAAGGGATTGGGATGGACTAAAGAGTGATGTTtgagtttttttcccccgttgTTTACTGCTTCATCTCCTGTTCTGTGTCTCTCTGATTCACCTGCATGCCCTTACAATCCTTCTCTGCTCTTCTTTCCCCTTGCTTACCTGCAGTCCTCCTcgcacacagccacacactctCCCACAGCCCGGCGCAGCGCCCTTATTAGTCTGCGCCCCGGATGCCTTTCCCCGGCCTGACCCGTCCTCGGGGCCCAAACTCTTTAAGTGCGAGAAGCACCGCCTCTTTGGCCGTCCCCATGACCCGTATGATGATGCTGCCGACGTTCTACCTGACCTGGAGAACGACGATATGTTCGCACGCCGTACGAATGCTTTCCATTCCACCGTAGACCTGCAGAAGTTGGATTATAGAGAGTACTCGGCCCCCTGGCACCGCTCTGAGCCCCAAATCACTATTGTCATTCAGCGTGGCAGCAAGGAATACCCTGACATAGAGAAGGATGACCTGGTCTACCGCAAGGCCAACCTCCAACAAGACCAGCGTCCCCTTTCCGGAGCCCCTGACATTTACAACGCTATCCCTGTCCCCACACCCTGGGAGCTGCCAGACAAACTACAGTCCAGGCTGCTGTGCACCCCATGCCCTCCCACCCAGGAAGCAGGAAATGAGCCTGTGCAGCATTGTGCCTCTGATAACATGCTGTGCAGGAAGCTTGGAGCAGCACACCTCCAGGCCTCAGGATCCCACTCTGGGTCAAAACAGAGCACCCTTAGCAGAGGTCCCACTGTGCCGTCATTGGTCAGCGAAGAGGACATTGCTAAGTGGCAGACCATCAGAGAGGCCAGTCAACTGAGATACAAGAAGAGGCTGATGGTGGAGAGGTTAGGCTTTTAGAGCATGCCGACGTGAACTCAGTCCTCTCGctcgttctgtgtgtgtgtgtgtgtgtgtgtgtgtgtgtgtgtgtgtgtgtgtgtgtgtgtgtgtgtgtgtgtgtgtacagatatGCAAATAAGGCTGGAGTTTTCACTGCATGGCATATGAATGACATGGTTGGAGATTTGAGTCAATTTCTTCCTCAAAGAATGTTGTGACAATTTTCTTTTCCTCACATGGTGTAATGACTGAGTTGGAAGGAGGAActtgtaaagtgtgtgtaaagcagtacAAAATTGTGTTCTTAACCATCCAGCCACAGCATAGTTTTATAAATCATGAAAACAATGAGCTCAATTCTCTGTTCAGAATCGCTGCAGACTTATCTTTTGAAGGTGTTCAAACCACAAACCTTTCATAAGTGTTTTTGCAACTTAGCAACAGTATTAGTAACTATCAGTTAACAGTTCGTGAACAGTTCTGTAAATTCTGGCATTTAAGGATGCAATTGCAGTACAAAGGCATAGCCGGTTTGCAATCTCTAACATAATGCATCAGGCAATAGAACAGGAGAATGACTGAGGCCAATGTGATCTGGCATTTAAAGTCCTCTGGTTGGGTTCATGTTAGGCAGTGGCCCACCCCAAAAATCCTGAGCGCCACATTGATTCAGTGCTACAGATTTAAGAGTTTGTATAAAGCATTTACAAATTACTTTCTGATTTGTGCAGCTCAACCAAAGTCTTaagattattttacattttctcacAGTCTTAGGTTGTCTTTTGTGCTGGATATATGTagtataattatttctgacttttTCCTCCTCATAAATTTGTGTTTGCACTACTTTATTTGATGAAACAAAGCATGACAGCTGCTACATGACATTTGGCAAAACGCATGAATACAGTAATTTCAGACACAAAAGAGTTtgctcttcttttcctccttgagcctcaatttttattttgtgtgtgagttGCATTGTACTTTTTTGCTGAATAAAAGGAAAATGACTGACTGCTGCTATGTACTGCACTTGTCATGGATCTCTTTGATTATACGAAACCTCAGCCGTGCCCCCACAGAGCTCAAGACAGGTGACTTTGTGCTCCTTTCACTCCGGTGGGTTCACACCGAACTGAGGGGACGGGAGCATGGAGAATAGAAAGCTGTGGTAATATCTACAAATAGCTTAACAGTGAGACACATGCATGTACGAAGAGGTGATCCGCCTCTGCCCGAAATTCCACACGGTTGTATGATTGTGTACCCATGGTGACATCtgaatacacaaacacactttcttCCCAGCACAAGCGAAGTGGGTGCTTTTGACATTATTTGCTTTGGGCCTGGCAGTGAGatttttattagcattttacGCCACACTTGGCACTTTCCAGTGACATCATTCTACCTTTAGaccacataattttttttctacagctAACACTAGGCCGACTGGACATGATCTGGGACATGTTCTCACCCTTTGATTTTTGGAGCAATGCCTGGGTGTTACTTAAAACTCTGATGTGGACCAGTGTGGTCATGTTCTTTGCCTGTGCTACACTGATGCCCCACAGTGGATAATCTGCCCAAATGTGACTAggtgtttggtttgtgtttggttttCTTTGGTGTACCCTAGACTGTTGCAGCGGAGCTCTGATAGCGATGGGTGAGTTGACGTCTGGTCAGGAATCTGTTTGCTTGTTGACTCGTTTGCCCCCCtagccaccccccaccccaaccacCTCCACCCCTGCTTTTGTTGTTGATGTGTTGCGCACTCACACACTGCCCACTACATGCTGACCTTAGCATTGCTTCGCTTCGCTGTAGTGCAGAGCTTTTCACAGCAGAACATAATGAATTGAAGAAATGTGCAAACGGTGCTGGGTTATCAACCCAGACATTTTATCACCACAccgtgtgggtttgtgtgtatgtatcagAGTGAGCATTCAAAGCTGCCTGCGCACTTGCTCTGTGCATTTTTACCAGAGGTTGTCCATTTTTATAGGTGAGTGGTGTTATTGCAGTGATCctccaaagtttttttttttttgcacgctgATGTGTACCATGGCAGAGTTTGTTACACTAACTCTAATCTCTGATCTAATCTTGTGTTTAGTCTATCCTCTGGGATGAATTGTGAGTGTTGTGCATTCATGTATACCTTGACATCATGGTTCCAATATGATAATATGGTCCCATATTGTCATTTGAGACGTTTTCTGCACCCTTGGTGTATTTAACCTTGACTACTTATGACATTTCTCAGGAGTAAATCATTGAGCGACATCCTGACAGATGAAACACCCACTATGATGCAACAGGTGCGTTTTGAGGACCTGCAGAAGATGCGCACTATGATCAAGGAGAGTGAAGACAAGTGGCAGGATGTGAGTATTTCATTGCTGGGGTAACATGGGGGTCTTGCCAGATATCCTAGATTCAGAAACTGTATTTTGAAATTACAGATGTTTGATTTGATCATCATAAGCCAGAGTTGTTAATATCCTAGAAGAGTGACCAGCTATCATGCAAATTatatctacagggagtgcagaattattaggcaaatgagtattttgtccacatcatcctcttcatgcatgttgtcttactccaagctgtataggctcgaagcctactaccaattaagcatattaggtgatgtgcatctctgtaatgagaaggggtgtggtctaatgacatcaacaccctatatcaggtgtgcataattattaggcaacttcctttcctttggcaaaatgggtcaaaagaaggacttgacaggctcagtaaaaaagtaaaaaatagtgagatatcttgcagagggatgcagcactcttaaaattgcaaagcttctgaagcgtgatcatcgaacaatcaagcatttcattcaaaatagtcaacagggttgcaagaagcgtgtggaaaaaccaaggcgcaaaataaatgcccatgaactgagaaaagtcaagcgtgcagctgccaagatgccacttgacaccagtttggccatattttagagctgcaacatcactggagtgcccgaaagcacaaggtgtgcaatactcagagacatggccaaggtaagaaaggctgaaagacgaccaccaccgaacaagacacacaagctgaaacgtcaagactgggccaagaaatatctcaagactgatttttctaaggttttatggactgatgaaatgagagtgagtcttgatgggccagatggatgggcccgtggctggattggtaaagggcagagagctccagtccgcaaggtggaggtggagtactggtttgggctggtatcatgaaagatgagcttgtggggccttttcgggttgaggatggagtcaagctcaactcccagtcctactgccagtttctggaagacaccttcaagcagtggtaaaggaagaagtctgcatccttcaagaaaaacatgattttcatgcaggacaatgctccatcacacgcgtccaagtactccacagtgtggctggcaagaaagggtataaaagaagaaaaactaatgacatggcctccttgttcacctgatctgaaccccattgagaacctgtggtccatcatcaaatgtgagatttacaaggatggaaaacagtacacctctctgaacagtgtctgggaggctgtggttgctgctgcacacaatgttgatggtgaacagatcaaaacactgacagatggcaggcttttgagtgtccttgcaaagaaaggtggctatattggtcgctgatttgtttttgttttgtttttgaatgtcagaaatgtatatttgtgaatgtggagatgttatattggtttcactggtaaaaataaataattgaaatgggtatatatttgttttttgttaagttgcctaataattatgcacagtaatagtcacctgcacacacagatatccccctaaaatagctaaaaataaaaacaaactaaaaactacttccaaaaacattcagctttgatattaatgagtttttgggttcattgagaacatggttgttgttcaataataaaattattccacaaaaatacaacttgcctaataattctgcactccctgtaggtaGAGATATATAACGCCATTGGCTCATTTTCAAACATTATACAATAATGCAGTATTTTGTGGTctataataattacaatatggCTTTGcaaatgtatgtacatatgGAGTCAatgagagatatatatataaaattgccGCTTGCTTTTTGCCATATGATACAGGGATACAAGGTAATTGAATCCAAACTGAGCACATCTGCTCCTGTCTGTGTGAATGAAATGAACTGCTTTCTTGTTCTGCAGGTGCATCAGACAAAAAGCATCCTCCTTGATTACAGAGGAGATTAGgtgtttaatgttttaatcattGATATTTACATGAAttagcatctgccaaatgcttggGAATGTTCAAAAGGCGCTGAAAGTTTTCAGGGGCTTCTAAAGCAACATTTAGGTCACATACGGGCCCCAAATGCACAGGGGAACTGGGCCGGGTGGAGCCAAGAACACAACTAGGACACCTTCCTTTCGAATGTAGTCCTCCctctttcctccctccctctccctctccctcattCTCCCCTACATTTATTAGTTCTCTGCCCATTGCGTTCTCCGCTTTCCACCTGTCTGTGTGCCAGAGAGTGAGAGGAAGAGTGCAGGGTCTGGTAGGTGAGCTCTCGTTGTTTTTTACCACTGCAGGACCTCACCAAGTGGAAGAACCGGCGGAGGAGTGTGAACTCTGACATTGTGAAGAAGAAAGAGGAGCGAGAGCAGATTGAGCTCCTCACCAGCAGTGGCAGCCCCAGGAAATCCAAAACCTTTAAAGAGATGCAGGAGGAAAGGTAGAGCTGATTACAGAACCCTctgaaggttgtgtgtgtgtgtgtgtgtgtgtgtggtcatcactggaaatgtgaagaaaagaatgaaaaaggtCTGCTTTTGATAACTGAGGTTATGTTTTTATGGCTAGGTTAAATGTTTGTTATAGTTAATATGCCATATTGGCCCATCTAAAACCATCTACCAGCATTTTTTCCAgacatattttgagaaaaaaatgtctcatattcaggccattacagtaatatattctatttattatgATGGTCCTCTCTGACATGTCGAAGGATAAAATTATCAGTCTTGCATTTCTATTAGTCGCCTGTTTGTGCCAATTATTGATGCTGATTACCTGCATCGGTTCTGTTCACTGGGACACTTCAGGCAGGTTGACATGGCAACCCATATATTGCACCACTGATCAGTGGTTGTGCTCGAGAGACGATAGAGTGTGTAGTCAATGCCTCTTTTCAACGGTGCCAGTGCCCTGTTGATGGTGTAAAAGTGTAATCCAACACCCACCCTCTCACGTTCTGTCTGCAGAGAGATGCGTGAGCAGGGCATCAGCCGCAACCAGTCCACAGATGAGGACGTCTTTGATGAACCAGTGCCCAGACTTAGGAGGATTCCTCCACGCAGCCATACGATTGATAGCCTGTACACCGACCTTGACAAACCCGATTTTTCCTTTGTACCACTTAAGAGAGATGAGGACTACCTGGCACCAGATTGTAAGTCCTTTCCAACAACAGATCAAACCAGTCCAAACACAGAAACCAGCACCAGCTCCTCCACCGGAAGCAGAACCAGTCAGGATGAGGCGAACTGCAACAGTGGACCCACCAGCAGACACAGTTTCAACACCCCCAGCAAGCAGACCAACATTGTGGGACAGAGCAACACCTCTAAGCCAAAGGAGAACACCAGCACTGGCAAAATTGTCCCCGAACCCCTTCAGCCCATCAGCACACAGGCACCAGAGCCCTACTCCGGTTCTTTTTTCAAAGCAGGCACGGTGGACACAAAGCCCAGCGGGACTCAGGTTTCTTCCTACCTCCCCAGGAGCTACCAGAGATCAGATTCCGCTCGCATCACCTCCGTGGTTGCACCTCGGCCTTTCGGCGTTCAGTCCAACCGTATAGCCTCCCTGCCCAGGGCCTTCACTGTAAGTGTTTTGGTTTCTTTATCTTCTGCTACTGTTGTGTTACCTAGAAGGTTTCGACAGCTAATGTGTTAAGAAACAATAAGATCAAGCACTTCCTAAACTCTTTACAACTCATATGAATTATGAATCAGGCGGATTCATGTTCACTGATCttgaagtgcttgtgttttttagGTCCCATATTTCAAAGCACATGTTGTACAGAATCTGGAACATAGCGTTCTTTTTTATTACAAGCAAATGGCgcatttgttaaaaatgtatttttatttaagagCTGAAAAGTGAAGCATTTCACACAATTCTCATATACAAATGCACACCCTGGAAAGCCCCAGGATTCTTCAGCAGCTGTGATGTGACTCACATGGCTCTTTTGCTGCCTGCAGATGGATGAATCATACACCAAGCGCTTCAATGGAGAGGCAGAAAGCTCCAGGAAGCCTGCGGAGCCCAGTCGCTATGCCCCGTTCATGACAGAGGACGAGGCTCGCTCCCAGACCAGTtctgtgcaaagcagcaatgaGGACAGAGacgatgaggatgaggaggagactGCTGCAGTTGGCCAAACAGTAGACGCAGGCCCATCACCCGTCCCACTAGCCCGA belongs to Denticeps clupeoides chromosome 9, fDenClu1.1, whole genome shotgun sequence and includes:
- the lmo7a gene encoding LIM domain only protein 7 isoform X1 gives rise to the protein MLLHSFRLRAEDMEGSSALSEAQRWIEAVTKKRFASGDFRVALEDGVLLCDLINGIKPGIIKRVNRLSTPIAGLDNVNVFLKACAKLGLKEAQLFHPGDLQDLSTRVIVKRQETNRRLKNVLITLFWLGKKAQIDPVYDGPYLSPRAFEGLLGVTLTEALELSASLRGSIRDSGFADGWYTDRENVCTATRHRREDSLDSLDSVGSRSHSTSSENTLKGSSEGFESDLEADFGIKMTDSKDISYRRSLVITPKATAQFNQFLPSKDKQAGYIPAPLRKKRAERQDDVRTEQASTFSSNNRLEVTPSPSSGRYSQNSLTDVHLQWACDYESGSDSETERPDPDLVLDDLASRRFHSPSPVPPTNFAVPMSPLEATTAPRATWSQVTAPNIQRQTLRYLSSAPQSPERALVEPASRRPASAEVLFYDDSEDDDDEVGYADPVQDDLYTRKVGMALQPTNMAYDKFLPKYWTPEEEAHVQKIKLGSQRRPWYRKIQGFSCKKAGSNNNDSARNVNPWLTSPSPAYFPSATARVRQHPPTPSAAQSPPRTQPHTLPQPGAAPLLVCAPDAFPRPDPSSGPKLFKCEKHRLFGRPHDPYDDAADVLPDLENDDMFARRTNAFHSTVDLQKLDYREYSAPWHRSEPQITIVIQRGSKEYPDIEKDDLVYRKANLQQDQRPLSGAPDIYNAIPVPTPWELPDKLQSRLLCTPCPPTQEAGNEPVQHCASDNMLCRKLGAAHLQASGSHSGSKQSTLSRGPTVPSLVSEEDIAKWQTIREASQLRYKKRLMVERLLQRSSDSDGSKSLSDILTDETPTMMQQVRFEDLQKMRTMIKESEDKWQDDLTKWKNRRRSVNSDIVKKKEEREQIELLTSSGSPRKSKTFKEMQEEREMREQGISRNQSTDEDVFDEPVPRLRRIPPRSHTIDSLYTDLDKPDFSFVPLKRDEDYLAPDCKSFPTTDQTSPNTETSTSSSTGSRTSQDEANCNSGPTSRHSFNTPSKQTNIVGQSNTSKPKENTSTGKIVPEPLQPISTQAPEPYSGSFFKAGTVDTKPSGTQVSSYLPRSYQRSDSARITSVVAPRPFGVQSNRIASLPRAFTMDESYTKRFNGEAESSRKPAEPSRYAPFMTEDEARSQTSSVQSSNEDRDDEDEEETAAVGQTVDAGPSPVPLARVSPQPKAVTTPSPVGDKAQESYSDMRMILNQKPNRGYDFGFQANWDSTGAHVNVIQPGSSAELCHLQVGDEILSVNGHRVADMSYEQWKRCLEEAQKQGNLVMDIRRHGKNNWGRDLPSLPFKSHKTINLTSVDPLGGPDSCFSTNTVANSNSSSETTIKTLDVSNRNIRNQGSNGLNGGFSDELVPMRNKDSEPISLKNLKRRSEFFEQGGSESAISDLQVPSLSTSSNRWSWDPEEERRRQEKWQKEQERLLQEKYKRDQEKLDAEWQKAQQEAMKEGSPYHEEQEQKTLELDSRSISPLSPLSPTPFWDQQEQENEERRRKETEQRRQQEEEKRMKEEQQRLDKERRKREDEQHLQEEKRRKEEEARRLQKQKEEEEERRRLEREKEEELRRQEERDRLQQQDQWRVHSEVDSFSYTPVYSQLSFSHRAKSKSTPALDEAEKPEPKGLYGRQGGMVQYFLEEELKRKKNTQVRRQQAAVELEADRRQILNAMRYRNPERVVSSGLSEGSWSDDTQKKNQSHSQAELERQQILQEMKKKTQLLTDSSWIRQRETAAAKEPITLTGSMRRGESLDNLDMPRSSWRTSWTPGSTSSIPDYSRPYSTLSGSTSYGGSQRPVSVTLPTSQSMNSLRQSWSPSSSSTTNHLPDSRTQPSAPSQQQRNRAVSGKKICTFCDTPLGKGAAMVIESLGLCYHLTCFKCIDCKSDLGGSEAGAEVRIRNQQLYCNTCYVRFKSGQPTSM